The following coding sequences are from one Salvia hispanica cultivar TCC Black 2014 chromosome 3, UniMelb_Shisp_WGS_1.0, whole genome shotgun sequence window:
- the LOC125216666 gene encoding uncharacterized protein LOC125216666: MTLLEVITKASSSIPTRPDEETDYPIVLNPEPVLLKLKPESDAQQAQNSVKKVTGWEISQTDNEHIELGHKFCKDLRRKLKNTNSFGKSKFVGMVTSHLENLASKVGVYIAAEKTEYVCKLVEKLGLFMGRDVKGLILEGCISLEVWDVLGSSIANGVVEHASTSNLVHKLIEKRRSDLVVLCVKHLLDLQAYDLMCILKYFLMLPSEGYRSLSSVREDWERQASLAIEKASGKGINGENKSLAKDAAVLIMLGHDGFSVSELCLHYFLASANLDEVIFAACVSKLNGEELKALIQYFGKWLRKYERFPQAGPCAGSSALGLTVCDWIPSLGSVVKYFGVVVDEHFSSLVLHSEFHELRSLEEVVGSLAIEARLCGTLEKLSERLIIERQAYHNDSMGNFAF; this comes from the exons ATGACTTTGCTGGAAGTGATAACAAAGGCTTCGTCTTCAATTCCAACTCGACCCGACGAAGAAACCGATTACCCGATTGTGCTCAACCCGGAGCCGGTTCTCCTCAAGCTGAAGCCCGAGTCTGACGCCCAGCAAGCTCAGAACTCTGTGAAAAAGGTAACCGGCTGGGAAATTTCGCAAACAGATAATGAGCATATCGAATTAGGGCACAAATTCTGCAAGGACCTGAGGAGGAAATTGAAAAACACGAATTCCTTTGGTAAATCCAAGTTCGTGGGAATGGTTACTTCGCATTTGGAGAATCTCGCAAGTAAAGTTGGGGTTTATATTGCTGCTGAAAAAACAGAGTATGTCTGTAAATTGGTGGAGAAATTGGGGCTTTTTATGGGTAGGGATGTTAAGGGTTTGATTTTGGAGGGCTGTATTAGTTTGGAGGTTTGGGATGTGTTGGGTAGTTCAATAGCTAATGGGGTTGTTGAACATGCTTCTACGTCGAACTTGGTTCATAAGTTGATCGAGAAAAGGAGGTCGGATTTGGTTGTTTTGTGCGTGAAACACTTGTTGGACCTGCAGGCTTATGATTTGATGTGCATTTTGAAGTATTTCTTGATGCTGCCTAGTGAAGGGTATAGAAGCCTGTCGAGTGTGAGGGAGGATTGGGAGAGGCAAGCGTCGTTGGCGATTGAGAAAGCGAGTGGTAAGGGCATTAATGGGGAAAATAAGAGCTTGGCGAAGGATGCTGCGGTCTTGATCATGTTGGGACATGATGGATTCTCGGTGTCTGAGCTGTGCTTGCATTATTTTCTCGCGTCTGCAAATCTTGATGAGGTTATTTTTGCAGCTTGTGTGAGTAAGTTGAATGGTGAGGAGTTGAAGGCTTTGATTCAGTACTTTGGGAAGTGGCTGAGGAAGTATGAGAGGTTTCCTCAAGCTGGTCCTTGTGCTGGATCATCTGCATTGGGTTTAACGGTTTGTGATTGGATTCCGAGTCTTGGAAGCGttgtcaaatattttggtgTTGTTGTGGATGAGCATTTTTCGTCTTTGGTTTTGCATTCTGAGTTCCATGAGCTGAGATCCTTGGAAGAAGTTGTTGGTTCCTTAGCTATTGAGGCCAGGCTTTGTGGTACTTTGGAAAAATTGAGTGAGAGGTTGATAATCGAGCGCCAAG CATACCACAATGATTCTATGGGGAATTTCGCATTTTGA